In the genome of Coraliomargarita algicola, one region contains:
- a CDS encoding efflux RND transporter permease subunit, with translation MSPIKKHPIIAWFCDNTVVANILMLIILGMGISTAISVRKEAFPSFDAESVTVSVPFRGGTPEDVERGVAIKIEESLQGIKGIDHISSTSTESNAKVTINAIEDYSITKLLDDVKIQVDAISSFPEQAEKPIITENQRSHDVLRVNLYGDVAESVLKEAARTLRDDLLKLKNITLVETSGARDYEVSVEVSENQLRAYNLTFNEVADAISNNSIDLSGGVVRSDSGDISVRTRDQAYVAADFAKIPLRTEADGTRILLGDIAEIRDGFVDQEYLSRFNGQPSVGLSITSEGDNDIIKAADEATQFVASYAEVYGLPEGVQISSWQDGSESIRSRLKLLIDNGILGVLLVLISLALFLNLRLAFWVALGIPISIAGALAAFPFPLIDISLNQLTAFAFIIVLGIIVDDAIVIGESIYSTKEEDEAKGEHHKNDLHSTVRGVSKVVTPATFGVLTTIAAFYPLTQVSGRMGNVFGQIATGVILCLIFSLVESKLILPSHLNHIRIKHEPKNFISRRWARFQEAIARGLKYFVQRLYQPAMRAMIPYRYVTLAAFIAVLILVIGLLPSGKLRFVFFPDIYRDSISANLELEQGLPVDYLHENANMIADALQQTIRELESKSGETLLRHISVNASSNTAASIAAELTTSETRTITTGDIVKAWRSKIPPISGAKALTISGTRGPGQGLEIQLASQSLDDLQVAAEAMKAKVATYPGIHDIQDTFDSGRPEIQVQLTPAGQAAGYNKQLLANNVRSAFYGTEAQRVQRGRDEVKVMVRYPIEERSQLETLRDMRIRTDDGSAVPFSVVADTQYGDSLASIERFDNNRIVSVKADIDKAVTSSEEVLALLGEDYFPTFLAEHPNVSINLYGEAEQRAKSVQSLLRGFGLSILMIYILIAVPLKSYTKPLFIMSVIPFGIIGALLGHFLIGIPISILSVFGILALSGIVVNDSLVLMSRLDDLGIEAPDTPLAERIIRAGGERFRAILLTTLTTFVGLIPLLAETSTQAQFLKPMAVSVGFGVVFATGITLVLLPIMILIANDLRSGFSHSYNHWRGMIFGRK, from the coding sequence ATGAGTCCCATCAAAAAACATCCAATCATCGCGTGGTTTTGCGACAACACCGTCGTCGCCAACATCCTGATGCTGATTATCCTCGGCATGGGGATCTCCACAGCCATCAGCGTGCGCAAGGAAGCCTTCCCTTCCTTCGACGCGGAAAGCGTCACAGTCAGCGTTCCCTTTCGTGGAGGCACTCCGGAAGATGTCGAGCGCGGGGTTGCGATCAAAATTGAAGAATCCTTGCAAGGCATCAAAGGCATCGACCACATCAGTAGCACCTCCACCGAATCGAATGCCAAGGTCACCATAAACGCGATCGAAGATTATTCGATCACCAAACTGCTGGACGATGTCAAAATTCAAGTCGACGCCATCTCCAGTTTCCCCGAACAAGCCGAGAAACCCATCATCACCGAAAACCAACGCTCGCACGATGTGTTGCGGGTCAACCTCTACGGCGATGTTGCCGAAAGCGTGCTCAAAGAAGCTGCCCGCACCCTGCGCGACGATCTACTCAAACTTAAAAACATCACTCTGGTCGAAACCAGCGGTGCCCGCGATTACGAAGTCTCGGTCGAAGTATCCGAAAATCAACTACGCGCTTACAACCTCACTTTCAACGAAGTCGCCGATGCGATCTCCAACAACTCCATCGACCTCTCCGGTGGTGTCGTGCGCAGCGACAGTGGCGACATCTCCGTGCGCACCCGCGACCAGGCCTATGTCGCAGCCGACTTCGCCAAGATCCCACTACGCACCGAAGCCGATGGCACCCGCATTTTACTCGGGGACATCGCCGAAATTCGCGACGGATTTGTCGATCAAGAATACCTGAGCCGCTTTAACGGGCAGCCCTCCGTCGGACTCTCGATCACTTCCGAGGGTGACAACGACATCATTAAAGCCGCCGACGAAGCCACTCAGTTCGTGGCCAGCTATGCCGAAGTGTATGGCCTGCCCGAAGGCGTGCAAATCAGCAGCTGGCAAGACGGCTCCGAGTCCATCCGCTCCCGTCTCAAGCTACTCATCGACAATGGCATCCTAGGCGTGCTCTTGGTCTTAATCTCTCTCGCCCTCTTTCTCAATCTACGGCTCGCCTTCTGGGTCGCGCTTGGCATTCCCATCTCGATCGCCGGCGCATTGGCCGCCTTCCCTTTTCCGCTGATCGACATCTCGCTCAATCAGCTCACCGCCTTCGCCTTTATTATCGTGCTCGGGATCATCGTCGACGACGCGATCGTGATCGGCGAATCCATCTATAGCACCAAAGAAGAGGACGAAGCCAAGGGCGAACATCACAAAAACGACCTGCACTCCACCGTGCGCGGGGTCTCCAAGGTCGTCACGCCCGCCACCTTCGGTGTGCTCACCACCATAGCCGCCTTCTATCCGCTCACTCAAGTGTCCGGCCGCATGGGCAATGTTTTCGGCCAGATCGCCACAGGTGTGATTCTCTGCCTCATCTTCTCACTGGTTGAATCCAAGCTCATACTGCCCTCCCACCTGAACCACATTCGGATCAAACACGAGCCGAAGAATTTCATCAGTCGTCGCTGGGCTCGCTTCCAAGAGGCAATCGCTCGCGGACTCAAGTATTTCGTCCAGCGCCTCTATCAACCGGCCATGCGCGCCATGATTCCCTATCGCTACGTCACCTTGGCCGCTTTTATCGCCGTGCTGATTCTAGTCATCGGCCTACTACCGTCGGGCAAGCTGCGCTTCGTCTTCTTCCCCGACATCTATCGCGATTCCATTTCGGCCAACCTCGAACTCGAGCAAGGCCTGCCAGTGGATTACCTGCACGAGAATGCCAACATGATCGCCGACGCCCTGCAGCAAACCATTCGTGAGCTGGAAAGTAAGTCCGGCGAAACCCTACTCCGCCACATCTCCGTCAACGCCTCCTCCAATACCGCAGCCTCCATCGCGGCCGAGCTCACCACATCCGAGACCCGCACCATCACCACCGGCGACATTGTTAAAGCATGGCGTTCCAAAATTCCGCCCATCTCCGGCGCCAAAGCACTCACAATCTCCGGCACCCGCGGCCCCGGGCAAGGCCTCGAAATACAACTCGCCAGTCAGTCACTGGACGACCTACAAGTCGCCGCAGAGGCCATGAAAGCCAAAGTCGCTACGTATCCAGGAATCCATGACATCCAAGACACCTTCGACTCCGGACGTCCCGAGATACAAGTGCAGCTCACGCCCGCCGGTCAAGCCGCAGGCTACAACAAGCAACTACTGGCCAACAACGTGCGCAGCGCCTTCTACGGCACCGAAGCCCAACGCGTGCAACGCGGTCGCGACGAAGTTAAGGTCATGGTCCGCTACCCGATCGAAGAACGCAGCCAGTTAGAAACACTGCGCGACATGCGCATCCGCACCGACGACGGCAGCGCCGTGCCCTTCTCCGTCGTCGCCGACACACAATACGGCGACTCCCTCGCCTCCATCGAACGCTTCGACAACAACCGCATCGTCTCCGTCAAAGCAGACATTGATAAGGCCGTCACCTCCAGTGAAGAAGTCCTGGCACTACTGGGCGAAGATTACTTCCCCACCTTCCTGGCAGAGCACCCCAACGTCAGTATCAACCTCTACGGCGAAGCCGAGCAACGCGCCAAGTCCGTGCAATCCCTACTGCGCGGCTTCGGACTCTCGATCCTAATGATCTACATTTTGATCGCGGTGCCCCTCAAGTCCTACACCAAGCCCCTATTCATCATGTCCGTGATTCCCTTCGGTATCATCGGCGCCTTGCTCGGGCACTTTCTGATCGGCATCCCGATCAGCATCCTATCCGTCTTCGGCATCCTCGCGCTCAGCGGCATCGTAGTCAACGACTCACTCGTGTTGATGTCGCGCCTCGACGACTTAGGCATCGAAGCCCCCGACACCCCACTCGCCGAGCGCATCATCCGCGCAGGCGGCGAGCGCTTCCGCGCCATCTTGCTCACCACGCTCACCACCTTTGTAGGCTTAATCCCACTACTCGCAGAAACATCGACCCAGGCACAATTCTTAAAGCCCATGGCCGTATCCGTCGGCTTCGGCGTCGTCTTCGCCACCGGCATAACATTGGTGTTGCTGCCGATCATGATCCTAATCGCCAACGACCTACGCAGTGGCTTCAGCCACTCCTACAATCATTGGCGCGGCATGATCTTCGGGCGCAAGTAA
- a CDS encoding alpha-E domain-containing protein: MLSRVADSLYWMSRYIERAENIARLLDVNLQLLLDFEALDDDKLKEHWEPVIRAAGEEELFYELYDQADSQSVTDFLTFNRENSSSVISCMFAARENARMIRDQISTEMWQCLNHAYLFLKSNNAKKVWDEGPYEFYKQIQDYSHLFQGMTDSTFSHTEGFYFMQVGKYLERADKTSRILDIKYHMLLPSVDDVGGAIDAVQWGAILKSCSGFEAYHSVYVTAVNPLKVSNFLIFNQHFPRSILSCVRHLDANLHQISGCNPGFYSNDVERVSGRLMSDLTYSNISDVFKSGLHEYLSQLQERFVEIGKVMYENYMFHARPDMETEIATQQQQQQQQ, translated from the coding sequence ATGCTTTCACGCGTTGCCGATTCTCTCTACTGGATGAGCCGTTACATAGAACGGGCCGAAAATATCGCCCGTTTGTTGGACGTTAATCTCCAGCTCTTGCTCGATTTCGAAGCCTTGGACGATGATAAGCTCAAGGAACACTGGGAGCCGGTGATCCGAGCTGCCGGGGAAGAGGAGCTTTTCTACGAACTCTACGATCAGGCGGACTCGCAGAGTGTGACCGATTTTCTGACCTTTAATCGGGAAAACTCCAGTTCGGTGATTTCTTGTATGTTTGCTGCGCGTGAAAATGCGCGGATGATTCGCGACCAGATTTCGACTGAGATGTGGCAGTGCCTGAACCACGCCTATTTGTTTCTAAAATCAAATAACGCGAAGAAGGTCTGGGACGAGGGGCCTTATGAATTTTATAAACAGATTCAGGATTACAGTCACTTGTTTCAGGGGATGACGGATTCCACTTTTTCACATACCGAGGGCTTTTACTTCATGCAGGTCGGTAAATATTTGGAGCGTGCGGACAAGACGAGTCGTATCTTGGATATTAAATACCACATGTTGCTGCCTAGTGTGGATGATGTGGGCGGCGCGATTGATGCCGTGCAGTGGGGGGCGATTCTAAAGTCGTGTAGTGGCTTTGAGGCTTACCACAGTGTGTATGTGACTGCCGTGAATCCACTTAAAGTGTCGAATTTCCTGATTTTTAATCAACACTTCCCACGCTCGATTTTGTCTTGTGTGCGGCATTTGGATGCGAATTTGCACCAGATCTCGGGGTGCAATCCGGGCTTTTACTCGAACGATGTTGAACGCGTGTCGGGACGTTTGATGAGTGACCTGACTTATAGTAATATCTCGGATGTTTTTAAATCGGGGCTGCACGAATATTTATCACAGCTACAGGAGCGTTTTGTTGAGATTGGTAAGGTGATGTATGAGAATTATATGTTCCACGCGCGCCCCGATATGGAAACGGAGATTGCCACGCAACAGCAACAGCAGCAACAACAGTGA
- a CDS encoding cyclic nucleotide-binding domain-containing protein, translated as MIPPKPQFEALTDPKSVLPILEKISFLGGITDEKRALIFQYFQVAHFTKGAYIAKEGEEPSHLYIIQGGQVELQITDRSITVSKRSFHVGDCFGEAAMLSLINNTASFVAAEDCTLIMLSRRNLNKLRGEAPDIFCQLMVNLARDLARKLQYTDMMLLKMQPGSPIHI; from the coding sequence ATGATCCCCCCGAAACCACAATTCGAAGCACTGACAGATCCCAAATCCGTTTTACCGATTCTCGAAAAGATCTCATTTCTCGGCGGGATCACAGATGAAAAGCGAGCACTCATTTTCCAGTATTTTCAGGTCGCTCACTTTACAAAAGGCGCCTACATCGCCAAAGAAGGGGAAGAGCCCTCACACCTTTACATCATTCAAGGCGGCCAAGTAGAGCTACAGATCACCGATCGCTCCATCACTGTCAGCAAGCGCAGCTTCCATGTGGGCGACTGTTTTGGCGAGGCGGCCATGCTCTCGCTGATCAATAACACCGCCTCCTTTGTCGCTGCCGAAGACTGCACACTCATCATGCTCTCACGCCGCAACTTAAACAAATTGCGCGGCGAGGCGCCCGACATATTTTGCCAACTGATGGTCAACCTCGCCCGCGACCTTGCCCGCAAACTGCAATACACCGACATGATGTTATTAAAAATGCAGCCCGGCTCGCCAATACATATATAA
- a CDS encoding DNA topoisomerase 3 gives MKVVLAEKPSVARDIAKYLKATSKGPGVLRNDEWAVTWAFGHMVELQEPEEYQPDWKPWRLSNLPIIPDEFKLRSRKDGSAHDQLMIIKKLFQEADEIVCATDAGREGELIFRYILTWTECENKPCKRLWISSLTNAAIEKGFKKLASSTDYDRLYYAAKCRSEADWIVGLNATRFFTVEYGKRNLLLSLGRVQTPILAMIVNRDLEIEYFKPKDFWEVHTLCREATFKHTGGKFEDQAKAQAILEKVTGQELVVKSVTKKNEKANPPQLYDLTSLQQDMNKRYGFTADQTLKLAQNLYESKHLTYPRTDSRYISSDIQPTIPPLLEALRRLKPEEIDKLDTAALPFNARIVDDKKVSDHHAILPTEVLGDSLAGDERKLYQAVVTRLIAVFYPPCIKAVTVVNAVAAGEPFRARGKVLVDAGWQALYGKSEPVETTKKTKGKADDAAQELPDFQKGESNPHQPSLPQFKTSAPKRFNEATLLQLMETAGKIVTDEALKEALKDKGVGTPATRASIIEVLISRNYVERKKKNLISTESGRGLISLIQDERLKSPELTGNWEFRLKQVERGEYDPAQFMSEVADYTREILQCTSAKTVSLANLGPCPICNAPVIRGKAAYGCSDWKAGCKFVLPGELWGLGIGPQLAREILTHKRSLTPHPIEVDGSKRFATIQLDKQGNFSFEEAEVAKKEAGQEGLGQCPTCGGDVVIGRKAYGCSNWRNGCKFVIWKSMAQKEIPLEVAQQLLQTGSTETLSGFKSKAGKDFDAKLKVVNGEVKFDFS, from the coding sequence ATGAAAGTTGTTTTAGCAGAAAAACCCTCCGTCGCCCGCGATATCGCGAAATACCTCAAAGCTACCAGCAAGGGGCCGGGGGTTTTGCGAAACGACGAGTGGGCGGTCACCTGGGCCTTCGGCCACATGGTGGAGCTGCAAGAGCCCGAAGAGTACCAGCCTGATTGGAAGCCCTGGCGCCTCAGTAATCTGCCCATCATTCCCGACGAATTTAAACTGCGCTCGCGTAAGGACGGCTCCGCACATGATCAGCTGATGATCATTAAAAAACTCTTTCAAGAAGCCGACGAAATTGTCTGCGCGACGGACGCCGGCCGTGAGGGGGAGCTGATCTTTCGCTACATCCTCACCTGGACCGAGTGCGAAAATAAGCCCTGCAAGCGCCTCTGGATCAGCTCCTTGACCAATGCCGCCATTGAAAAAGGCTTTAAGAAACTGGCCTCCAGCACCGACTACGACCGCCTCTATTACGCCGCCAAATGCCGCAGCGAGGCCGACTGGATCGTGGGGCTCAACGCCACCCGTTTCTTTACCGTCGAATACGGCAAGCGCAACCTCCTGCTCAGTCTCGGCCGGGTGCAGACCCCCATTCTCGCCATGATCGTTAACCGCGACCTCGAGATCGAATACTTCAAGCCCAAGGACTTCTGGGAGGTCCACACCCTCTGCCGTGAGGCCACCTTCAAGCACACCGGCGGCAAATTCGAAGATCAGGCCAAGGCTCAGGCCATTCTGGAAAAAGTCACCGGCCAGGAATTGGTGGTCAAATCCGTCACTAAAAAGAACGAAAAGGCCAACCCGCCCCAGCTCTACGACCTCACCTCCCTGCAGCAGGACATGAATAAGCGCTACGGCTTCACCGCCGATCAGACGCTCAAGCTCGCGCAAAACCTCTACGAAAGTAAGCACCTCACTTACCCCCGCACCGACAGCCGCTATATCAGCAGCGACATCCAGCCCACCATCCCCCCGCTGCTAGAAGCCCTGCGCCGCCTCAAGCCCGAAGAGATCGACAAGCTCGACACTGCCGCGCTCCCCTTCAATGCCCGCATCGTTGACGATAAAAAGGTCTCCGATCACCATGCCATCCTGCCCACCGAAGTGCTCGGCGACTCCCTCGCCGGCGACGAGCGCAAGCTCTATCAGGCAGTGGTCACCCGCCTAATCGCCGTCTTCTATCCGCCCTGCATTAAGGCCGTCACCGTGGTCAATGCCGTTGCTGCCGGAGAACCCTTTCGCGCCCGTGGCAAAGTCCTGGTCGATGCCGGCTGGCAGGCACTCTACGGCAAATCCGAGCCCGTGGAGACCACCAAAAAGACCAAAGGCAAGGCCGACGACGCCGCGCAGGAACTGCCCGACTTCCAAAAGGGCGAAAGCAATCCACACCAGCCCTCGCTGCCCCAGTTTAAAACCTCCGCGCCCAAGCGCTTCAACGAAGCCACCTTGCTACAACTCATGGAGACCGCCGGTAAGATCGTGACCGACGAAGCCCTCAAAGAAGCGCTCAAGGACAAAGGCGTCGGCACCCCCGCCACCCGCGCCTCCATCATCGAAGTCCTCATTTCGCGCAACTATGTCGAACGCAAAAAGAAAAACCTCATCAGCACCGAGTCTGGCCGCGGCCTCATTTCCCTGATCCAAGACGAGCGCCTTAAGTCCCCCGAACTCACCGGCAACTGGGAATTCCGGCTCAAACAAGTCGAGCGTGGCGAGTATGATCCCGCCCAATTCATGTCTGAGGTCGCCGACTACACCCGCGAGATTTTGCAATGCACTTCCGCCAAAACTGTCAGCCTCGCCAACCTCGGGCCCTGTCCCATCTGCAACGCGCCCGTCATCCGCGGCAAGGCCGCCTATGGTTGCTCCGATTGGAAGGCCGGCTGCAAATTCGTCCTGCCCGGTGAACTCTGGGGGCTAGGCATCGGGCCCCAACTCGCCCGTGAGATACTGACCCATAAGCGCAGCCTCACCCCGCACCCCATCGAAGTCGACGGAAGCAAACGCTTCGCCACCATTCAACTGGACAAACAAGGCAATTTCAGTTTCGAAGAAGCCGAAGTCGCCAAAAAAGAAGCCGGTCAAGAAGGCCTCGGGCAGTGCCCCACCTGCGGCGGCGACGTCGTCATCGGCCGTAAAGCCTACGGCTGTTCCAACTGGCGCAACGGCTGCAAATTTGTCATTTGGAAAAGCATGGCGCAAAAAGAGATCCCCTTGGAGGTGGCGCAACAACTCTTACAGACCGGCAGCACCGAAACTCTCAGCGGCTTCAAATCCAAAGCTGGCAAAGATTTCGATGCCAAGTTAAAGGTAGTGAACGGCGAAGTGAAATTCGACTTTTCGTAG
- a CDS encoding transglutaminase family protein encodes MKFSVQHITRYTYAKPVWDSFNDAHLCPVSDDLQHCESFELKIAPNRPSVMRRLDFYTNQVHHFEVMEPHDYLEVQARSVVVTSSDTRDFTVTSEVSRLFGLDRNERYYDFLAGSQRVFLCPMFEHEAKEIVTGLPDVRLQVEAIMSYIFSHFSYAPGSTSVESNVMQVFEHKRGVCQDFAHVMIALCRSIGIPARYVSGYFYVEKSESGSASDNSASHAWVECFLPGIGWAGYDPTHDRRVDATYIKVAIGRDYVDVRPLAGTFRGGAVAEMEVAVQVERL; translated from the coding sequence ATGAAATTTTCCGTCCAACACATCACTCGTTATACCTACGCCAAGCCAGTGTGGGATAGCTTTAATGATGCGCATCTTTGTCCCGTTTCGGATGATCTGCAGCATTGTGAATCATTTGAGCTCAAGATTGCGCCGAATCGCCCGAGTGTGATGCGACGCTTGGACTTTTATACCAATCAAGTGCATCATTTTGAGGTGATGGAGCCTCACGATTATTTAGAAGTTCAGGCGCGTTCAGTGGTCGTCACTTCCAGTGATACGCGCGACTTTACTGTTACTAGTGAGGTCTCTCGGCTTTTCGGACTCGATCGTAATGAGCGCTATTACGATTTTTTGGCGGGCAGTCAGCGAGTGTTTTTATGCCCTATGTTTGAGCATGAAGCGAAGGAGATTGTTACAGGCCTGCCAGACGTGCGATTGCAGGTTGAGGCGATAATGAGTTATATTTTTAGTCACTTTAGCTATGCGCCAGGTAGCACCAGTGTGGAGTCGAATGTGATGCAGGTGTTTGAGCACAAGCGTGGCGTGTGTCAGGATTTTGCCCATGTGATGATTGCGCTGTGCCGCTCCATTGGGATACCGGCACGTTATGTGAGTGGTTATTTTTATGTAGAGAAGTCCGAATCCGGTTCAGCTTCGGACAATTCAGCATCGCATGCGTGGGTGGAATGTTTTCTGCCGGGTATCGGCTGGGCGGGCTATGATCCGACGCATGATCGGCGCGTGGATGCGACTTATATCAAAGTCGCCATCGGGCGGGATTATGTGGATGTGCGGCCTCTCGCTGGCACTTTCCGGGGCGGGGCAGTCGCGGAGATGGAAGTCGCCGTTCAGGTAGAGCGGTTATGA
- a CDS encoding circularly permuted type 2 ATP-grasp protein — translation MFFEDYKTEHFFDEMFDSDGTVRPHYQAIFERLGPFTVDAFEQKRQAVDLSFLRQGITFTVYGDEEGTEKIFPFDLMPRIIPKTEWEFLERGLTQRMQALNMFLKDVYSEQRIIKEGIIPASYILSGKHFRREFMNVQVPRDIYIHICGTDLIRDDAGNYLVLEDNARSPSGVSYLLENRQAMKRAFPNFFPKAGVRPVENYSEELLKTLQYVAPYGKENPVCVLLTPGHFNSAYFEHCFLARQMGIEIVEGSDLVVRDYKVYMRTTQGLQQVDVIYRRIDDDFIDPSVFRPDSMLGVPGLVNALRAGNVNIANAIGTGIADDKLIYAYVPDMIRFYMSEEPILGQVETFFASEDDDFKYIMDNLDQLVVKSANEAGGYGMLIGPKATKQEVEDFRALIKADPRNFIAQPPIMLSRHPTWCDGDFEGRHVDLRPYILSGEKTSIVPGGLTRVALKKGSLVVNSSQGGGSKDTWVLYSDS, via the coding sequence ATGTTTTTTGAAGATTATAAAACCGAGCATTTCTTCGATGAAATGTTCGACTCCGACGGCACCGTCCGTCCTCATTACCAAGCGATCTTTGAGCGCCTAGGTCCCTTTACTGTGGATGCTTTCGAGCAAAAACGGCAAGCGGTGGACCTGTCGTTTTTGCGGCAAGGCATCACTTTTACCGTCTATGGCGACGAAGAGGGCACAGAGAAAATTTTTCCTTTCGACTTGATGCCGCGCATTATCCCGAAGACCGAATGGGAGTTTCTGGAGCGCGGGCTCACGCAGCGGATGCAGGCTTTGAATATGTTCCTTAAGGATGTGTATTCGGAGCAGCGTATTATTAAAGAGGGCATCATTCCGGCTAGTTACATCCTGTCGGGAAAGCACTTCCGGCGTGAGTTTATGAATGTTCAAGTGCCGCGGGATATTTACATTCATATTTGTGGCACGGACTTGATTCGTGATGATGCGGGCAACTATTTGGTGCTGGAGGATAATGCACGCAGCCCCTCTGGTGTGTCATATCTGCTGGAGAATCGCCAAGCGATGAAGCGGGCCTTCCCTAATTTCTTTCCTAAGGCGGGCGTACGTCCGGTGGAGAATTACTCCGAGGAATTGCTCAAAACTCTGCAATATGTGGCACCTTACGGTAAGGAAAACCCAGTTTGTGTCCTGTTAACGCCCGGGCATTTCAACTCTGCCTACTTTGAGCATTGCTTCCTTGCGCGTCAAATGGGCATCGAAATCGTGGAAGGCAGTGACCTCGTGGTGCGTGATTACAAAGTCTATATGCGCACGACTCAGGGCTTGCAGCAGGTGGACGTGATTTACCGACGTATCGATGATGATTTTATCGACCCGAGTGTCTTTCGTCCGGATTCCATGCTGGGCGTGCCGGGATTGGTCAACGCACTACGTGCGGGCAATGTGAATATTGCCAATGCAATCGGCACGGGCATCGCCGATGACAAATTAATCTACGCGTATGTGCCGGATATGATTCGCTTCTATATGAGCGAAGAGCCGATTCTGGGGCAGGTGGAGACATTCTTTGCTTCGGAGGACGATGACTTTAAATATATCATGGATAACCTGGACCAGTTGGTGGTCAAATCGGCCAACGAAGCGGGGGGCTATGGTATGTTGATCGGTCCGAAGGCGACCAAGCAGGAGGTCGAAGATTTCCGTGCGTTGATTAAGGCAGACCCACGCAACTTTATTGCTCAGCCGCCGATCATGCTTTCGCGACACCCCACTTGGTGTGATGGCGACTTTGAGGGGAGGCATGTGGATTTGCGCCCTTACATACTCTCGGGGGAAAAAACTTCGATCGTTCCCGGCGGTTTGACACGGGTGGCTTTGAAGAAGGGCTCCTTGGTGGTGAACTCTTCGCAGGGCGGGGGGAGTAAAGATACCTGGGTGCTTTATTCGGATAGTTAA
- a CDS encoding efflux RND transporter periplasmic adaptor subunit, with protein MTALQRISNIVLLPAILILATLIIWVMIKNKPERPNVTPPAIIPSVSYVEVQAQATTPDITTYGNVQSFFEAQLSAQVSGEIRHISPSFNAGQFVQAGELLVEIDPSDYQAVIAQEEANLASMQQALSEESIRADLAAQDWTESGRALEDASELTLRQPQLAAAQASVASAQASLQKAQLDLDRTKIRAPFDAIIQNRSASPGNIVNNGSTLGSLIATEKAEVRLPLTATQVQRLHLQTPSADSANKAPLRATLTTATQPNAQWTATITRTEPSVDLNNQVIYVIGEIAEPFANPQAFLPIGSFVDARIPARTIEDAFRVPNTALVEDRFVWIVDADDTLQQLPVTRLVADGDELILHIDAVSKDSILKIATRPLNSFRIGQKVQPHAKAR; from the coding sequence ATGACCGCATTACAACGCATCTCCAATATCGTCCTCCTACCGGCGATCCTCATCCTGGCCACGCTAATCATCTGGGTCATGATTAAGAACAAGCCCGAGCGGCCCAATGTCACGCCCCCCGCGATCATCCCCAGCGTGAGCTATGTGGAAGTCCAAGCACAAGCGACCACGCCTGACATCACCACCTACGGCAACGTACAAAGTTTCTTCGAAGCGCAACTCTCCGCTCAAGTCAGCGGCGAAATCCGACACATCAGCCCCAGTTTCAACGCAGGTCAATTCGTGCAGGCTGGCGAGCTACTGGTGGAAATTGATCCATCCGACTATCAAGCCGTAATCGCTCAAGAAGAGGCCAACCTCGCCAGCATGCAACAAGCACTCAGCGAGGAGAGCATTCGCGCCGACCTGGCCGCTCAAGACTGGACCGAGTCCGGCCGCGCCCTGGAAGACGCCAGCGAGCTCACTCTGCGCCAACCACAACTCGCCGCCGCCCAAGCCAGCGTCGCCTCCGCTCAAGCCAGCCTGCAAAAAGCACAGCTGGATCTCGACCGCACAAAAATTCGCGCTCCCTTTGATGCAATCATCCAAAACCGCAGCGCCAGCCCGGGTAACATCGTCAATAACGGCAGCACCCTCGGCAGCCTAATCGCCACCGAAAAAGCCGAAGTGCGACTACCACTCACGGCCACCCAAGTGCAACGCCTCCACTTGCAGACCCCCTCTGCGGACTCGGCCAACAAAGCCCCCCTACGGGCCACACTCACCACAGCCACTCAGCCCAACGCACAATGGACCGCTACCATCACTCGCACGGAACCCAGCGTCGATCTCAACAATCAAGTCATTTACGTCATCGGCGAAATCGCCGAGCCCTTTGCCAATCCACAGGCCTTCCTGCCGATCGGCTCCTTCGTCGACGCACGCATCCCTGCCCGCACCATTGAAGATGCCTTCCGCGTGCCCAATACCGCACTGGTCGAAGACCGCTTTGTCTGGATCGTCGATGCCGATGATACACTGCAGCAATTGCCTGTCACCCGACTGGTGGCCGACGGCGACGAACTCATTCTACATATCGATGCCGTATCCAAAGATTCCATACTTAAGATCGCCACTCGCCCGTTGAATTCATTTCGCATCGGCCAAAAAGTTCAACCACACGCGAAAGCACGCTAA